In Mangifera indica cultivar Alphonso chromosome 1, CATAS_Mindica_2.1, whole genome shotgun sequence, a single genomic region encodes these proteins:
- the LOC123210137 gene encoding ras-related protein RABC1-like has protein sequence MESSNQTPEFDYLFKLLMIGDSGVGKSSLLLTFTSDTFEDLSPTIGVDFKVKYVNIGGKKLKLAIWDTAGQERFRTLTSSYYRGAQGIIMVYDVTRRETFTNLSDIWAKEIDLYSTNQECIKMLVGNKVDKEGERVVTKKEGLNFARECGCLFIECSAKTRVNVQQCFEELVLKILDTPSLLAEGSKGLKKNIFKQKPPEADAATASSCC, from the exons ATGGAATCATCGAATCAGACCCCTGAGTTTGATTACTTGTTCAAGTTGTTAATGATTGGAGATTCTGGCGTTGGAAAAAGTAGTCTTCTGTTGACTTTCACTTCTGATACGTTTGAAGATCTCTCACCCACAATAG GTGTTGATTTCAAGGTGAAATATGTTAACATTGGGGGAAAGAAGCTGAAACTTGCAATCTGGGATACTG CTGGTCAGGAGAGATTCCGAACATTAACAAGTTCATACTACAGAGGTGCTCAAGGGATTATTATGG TTTATGATGTTACACGGCGAGAAACATTTACAAATCTTTCTGATATATGGGCAAAGGAAATTGACTTATACTCAACAAATCAAGAATGCATCAAGATGCTTGTTGGAAACAAAGTTGACAAG GAAGGTGAAAGGGTTGTGACGAAGAAAGAGGGACTAAACTTTGCCAGGGAATGTGGATGCCTTTTTATTGAATGCAGTGCTAAAACTCGTGTCAATGTACAGCAATGCTTTGAGGAGCTTGTTTTAAAG ATTTTAGATACACCTAGCCTCTTAGCGGAGGGATCAAAAGGATTGAAAAAGAACATTTTTAAACAAAAGCCACCAGAAGCTGATGCAGCCACAGCAAGCAGTTGTTGCTGA